In the Carboxydothermus hydrogenoformans Z-2901 genome, GCCGTGGTATATAAAAATCATAGGGAAACGCTTGTTAGATATGCAAAAGGGCTTGGCAAGAAAAAAGAAATTATTGAAAAAAGGTTTCAAAATTTAATAGAAATTTATCCCAAAGAAATTGAAAATTTAAAGATTTTGGATGAAAGTTTAAAAGTTGACGCGTTAAATATTTTAAAAAAATTTCTGCGAGAAATTTAAATCCTGGAGGAATAAAAATGGCGGTTATTGAGGTAACCGGACTTACCAAGCGCTTTAAAGAGGTTGAAGCGGTGAAAGGGGTGGACCTTACCGTTAATGAAGGTGAGGTCTTTGGTTTTTTAGGACCCAATGGAGCCGGCAAAACTACTACTATTTCCATGCTTTGTACAATTTTAAAACCCGATGGGGGCCAGGGCCAGGTGGCGGGTTATGACCTGTGGCGGGAGAAGGATAAGGTCAGGCAAAATATTGGGTTAGTTTTTCAGGACCCAACGCTGGACCGGAATTTAACGGCCTACGAAAACCTATGGTTTCATGCTTTAATCTATGGCATTCCCGCCCGGGAACGCCGGGAGCGGATTGAGATGGTTCTTAAGATGGTGGAGCTTTATGAACGAAAGGACAGTCTGGTACAGACTTTTTCCGGCGGCATGAAGCGAAGACTGGAAATCGCCCGGGGGCTTTTACACCATCCGAAAATTCTTTTTTTAGATGAACCGACGGTTGGTCTTGACCCGCAAACTAGGGCCCACATTTGGGATTATATCCATAAAATTCGCAAAGAAAAAGGGATTACTATCTTTCTTACTACCCACTACATGGATGAGGCGGAAAACTGCGACCGGATTGCGGTAATCGATCAGGGTAAGATTATTGCCTTAGATACCCCGGACAATTTAAAGCAAATGGTTGGAAATAATATCGTCTACATAAACTCTCCGGAAGCAGCGGGAATTGTTACTTTTATTAAAGAAAAGTTTAATTTAGAAGCCAAGCTCGTAAAAAATCAGGTAGTGGTGGAAGTAAAAGAAGCGGAAACCTTTATCCCGGCCCTTTTGCGGGAACTTTCTTTTCCGGTGACTTCGGTGTCCATCAAAAAGCCAACCCTTGATGATGTGTTTTTAAAACTTACCGGACGGGAAATACGGGATGAAGTAGGGGAAAACCATAGAACACCTAAATTTAGGCGCAGGAGGTGGCGGTGATGGCGGCTCTCTGGGCGATTTTTTACCGGGAGTTAATTCGCTACTGGCGAGAAAAAATCAGGATAATAACTTCGTTAGTTCAGCCGGCCATCTGGCTTTTTGTCATGGGCGGTGGAATGGGAGCAGCTTTTACCGGACCCGGTGGAGTTAACTACCGTACTTTTATTTTTCCAGGAATTGTGGGTATGACCGTATTGTTTTCGGCGGTATTTTCGTCAATTTCCATTGTTTGGGACCGGGAGTTCGGGTTTTTAAAAGAAGTGTTGGTCTCCCCGGCTTCCCGCGAAAGTATTGTTTTGGGGAAAGCCCTGGGGGGAGCTACCACTGCGGTTATTCAGGGGATGATTATTTTAATTTTTGCTCCGGCAGTTGGAATCAATCTTTCTTTTTCCATGGTGGTAAAAGCTTTTGTTACCATGTATTTTATTGCCCTTACCATGGCGGCTTTTGGAATTGTGATTGCTGCCCGGATGCAGTCGATGCAGGGGTTTCAATTTGTCACGAACTTTATTGTAATGCCATTATTTTTCTTAAGTGGAGCTATCTACCCTTTAAAAGGAATTCCCGGTTGGTTGGCTACTTTGGCTGCGATTGACCCTCTGGCTTACGGGATTGATCTTTTAAAGCACGTATTTCTGCCCTACCATGAATATAGCTTAGCTACCGATATTACGGTGATGGCTGGATTTTGTTTATTGTTTTTATTTTTGGGGGTACT is a window encoding:
- a CDS encoding daunorubicin resistance protein DrrA family ABC transporter ATP-binding protein, whose translation is MAVIEVTGLTKRFKEVEAVKGVDLTVNEGEVFGFLGPNGAGKTTTISMLCTILKPDGGQGQVAGYDLWREKDKVRQNIGLVFQDPTLDRNLTAYENLWFHALIYGIPARERRERIEMVLKMVELYERKDSLVQTFSGGMKRRLEIARGLLHHPKILFLDEPTVGLDPQTRAHIWDYIHKIRKEKGITIFLTTHYMDEAENCDRIAVIDQGKIIALDTPDNLKQMVGNNIVYINSPEAAGIVTFIKEKFNLEAKLVKNQVVVEVKEAETFIPALLRELSFPVTSVSIKKPTLDDVFLKLTGREIRDEVGENHRTPKFRRRRWR
- a CDS encoding ABC transporter permease, with the translated sequence MAALWAIFYRELIRYWREKIRIITSLVQPAIWLFVMGGGMGAAFTGPGGVNYRTFIFPGIVGMTVLFSAVFSSISIVWDREFGFLKEVLVSPASRESIVLGKALGGATTAVIQGMIILIFAPAVGINLSFSMVVKAFVTMYFIALTMAAFGIVIAARMQSMQGFQFVTNFIVMPLFFLSGAIYPLKGIPGWLATLAAIDPLAYGIDLLKHVFLPYHEYSLATDITVMAGFCLLFLFLGVLLFKKDG